A stretch of the Saccharolobus caldissimus genome encodes the following:
- a CDS encoding IS6 family transposase produces METRWKVPVLTQIILILMEYINFKPRFYARSEVALALAMYLAGLSSWRAILPHSTLLYDYRKFSNVKYVVPLSGKYAVDETKVLTVRGEYYYVWVVRDVVTRGIPFFMVTSLRSGLHVLIILVKMREVEELASRYFKRVDQVVYLHDGASIYNAFNWYNVNHEKVTFEERDYAEQGFRTTKHRISSMDKHFPWNSNRFTITRWLSTFFLIYNLLYTPVYLLDKGVIINVNISNE; encoded by the coding sequence ATGGAAACCAGATGGAAAGTTCCCGTGCTCACCCAAATTATACTAATCTTAATGGAGTATATTAATTTTAAGCCTAGGTTTTATGCTAGGAGTGAGGTTGCACTTGCTTTGGCAATGTATTTGGCTGGTTTGTCCTCTTGGAGGGCTATTTTGCCCCACTCTACCTTACTCTACGATTATAGGAAGTTTAGTAATGTTAAGTATGTTGTTCCCTTGAGTGGTAAGTATGCTGTTGATGAGACTAAGGTTCTTACTGTGAGGGGTGAGTATTATTATGTTTGGGTTGTTAGGGATGTTGTGACTAGGGGGATACCTTTCTTCATGGTTACTAGTTTGAGGAGTGGTTTGCATGTTTTAATTATTCTTGTGAAGATGAGGGAAGTTGAGGAGTTGGCTAGTAGGTATTTCAAGAGGGTTGATCAAGTGGTTTACTTGCATGATGGGGCGTCAATATATAATGCTTTCAACTGGTATAATGTTAATCATGAAAAGGTGACATTTGAGGAAAGGGATTACGCAGAACAAGGATTCAGAACAACAAAACATAGGATATCATCAATGGACAAGCACTTCCCATGGAATTCAAATAGATTCACGATTACCCGTTGGCTCTCAACGTTCTTCTTAATATACAACCTACTTTACACTCCAGTGTATTTACTGGACAAGGGGGTGATAATAAATGTAAATATTTCAAATGAATGA
- a CDS encoding ammonium transporter codes for MKNWVIKSIIVLTIILSALFILSTNASTTTNSTIQQLNESIQALLNRTADYPAAAVPSWLDTGSNAWMLTAATFVGLQSVPGVALYYAGLSKKKYAVNSALMVFYAFAAVLVIWIVAGYNFGFGHPALLSINGYGIFGYPVPAWRGLYEGSQTIYGPSGTPLDIPTATYIFFQFVFAAITPVLLAGGVIERMNFKAWMVFVPLWSLLVYSPVAYWLFAGGWLNQLGAVDFSGGYVIHVDAGIGALAAAMAVGPRLASERKLEAHSLPLILAGAGLIWLGWDGFNGGDPGGATIDAAIAVLNTNIATAVSAIVWMLMDMKFLGKPTLVGATSGAITGLVAITPAAGYVNGWQAALIGIASGSIPWMALYWFEPKLKVDDTLGVFSTHGIAGIVGGLLTGVFANPAVTQYVFPGLKGALYGNWYQLGIQALAAAVVVVYDFTITYGLLKLIGLFIPLQSPPQVLAIGDYAIHGEVAYSELLAAIPESAKPKEAIEEAKALDKEAKDNENT; via the coding sequence ATGAAAAACTGGGTTATAAAGTCAATAATCGTTTTAACGATAATCCTTTCTGCACTATTTATATTATCTACTAATGCTTCAACTACTACTAATTCAACTATTCAGCAGTTAAATGAAAGTATTCAAGCATTATTAAATAGAACCGCTGATTATCCAGCAGCCGCAGTACCCTCTTGGCTTGATACTGGAAGTAACGCGTGGATGCTTACTGCAGCTACATTTGTTGGTTTGCAAAGTGTTCCTGGTGTTGCCTTATATTATGCTGGATTATCTAAAAAGAAATATGCAGTAAATTCTGCTCTTATGGTATTTTATGCATTTGCCGCAGTTCTTGTAATTTGGATAGTTGCAGGCTATAATTTTGGTTTTGGGCATCCGGCTTTACTGTCTATAAATGGATATGGGATATTCGGATATCCAGTTCCAGCGTGGAGAGGACTCTACGAGGGCTCTCAGACAATTTATGGACCTAGTGGAACTCCATTAGATATTCCTACAGCTACTTATATATTCTTCCAGTTTGTGTTTGCTGCAATAACACCAGTACTACTAGCAGGTGGTGTAATAGAGAGAATGAACTTTAAAGCATGGATGGTATTTGTACCTTTATGGTCTTTATTAGTATATAGCCCAGTTGCTTATTGGCTATTTGCAGGTGGTTGGCTAAACCAGCTAGGAGCAGTTGACTTCTCTGGAGGTTATGTAATTCACGTGGATGCTGGAATAGGAGCTTTAGCTGCAGCTATGGCTGTAGGACCTAGATTAGCTTCTGAAAGAAAACTTGAGGCGCATAGCTTACCATTAATATTAGCTGGTGCTGGTCTAATTTGGTTAGGATGGGATGGGTTTAATGGAGGAGATCCAGGTGGAGCTACTATAGATGCTGCAATAGCGGTCTTAAATACTAATATAGCAACTGCTGTTAGCGCAATAGTTTGGATGTTAATGGATATGAAATTTTTAGGCAAGCCTACCTTAGTAGGGGCTACAAGTGGTGCTATAACTGGTTTAGTTGCAATTACTCCTGCGGCGGGTTATGTTAATGGTTGGCAAGCTGCATTAATTGGTATTGCTTCTGGTAGTATACCTTGGATGGCACTATATTGGTTTGAACCTAAACTTAAGGTTGATGATACCTTAGGAGTATTTTCCACTCACGGTATAGCAGGTATTGTTGGCGGTTTGTTAACTGGAGTTTTTGCCAATCCCGCAGTTACACAATATGTATTTCCGGGATTAAAGGGTGCTCTTTATGGTAATTGGTACCAATTAGGAATTCAAGCTTTAGCTGCAGCAGTAGTAGTAGTTTACGATTTTACAATAACTTATGGTCTATTAAAATTGATAGGTTTATTCATACCTTTACAATCTCCACCTCAAGTCTTAGCAATAGGTGATTACGCTATTCACGGAGAAGTTGCATATTCTGAACTGTTAGCAGCTATTCCAGAAAGTGCAAAACCCAAAGAGGCTATTGAAGAGGCTAAAGCTTTAGATAAAGAGGCAAAAGATAACGAGAATACTTAA
- a CDS encoding MarR family winged helix-turn-helix transcriptional regulator has translation MILTTKYSEVWDLIVGLTRKVNKEADKALEQIGLSYFEFKVMCALDEEGKVPMSRVAEKYMLTKAGLTSIIDRLEEKNLVKRVRSEEDRRVIYVELTDKGREKLAESRKVFQEVLANFMRKISEDEIKELERIFTKLSS, from the coding sequence ATGATATTAACTACTAAGTATTCTGAAGTGTGGGACCTTATAGTAGGCTTAACAAGAAAGGTTAACAAAGAAGCTGATAAGGCATTAGAACAGATAGGCCTATCTTATTTCGAATTTAAGGTAATGTGTGCATTAGATGAGGAAGGAAAAGTGCCCATGAGCAGAGTTGCAGAAAAGTACATGCTAACCAAGGCAGGTTTAACTAGCATTATAGATAGGCTTGAAGAAAAGAACCTCGTGAAAAGAGTTAGGAGTGAAGAAGATAGAAGAGTGATCTACGTAGAATTAACTGATAAAGGGAGAGAAAAATTGGCAGAAAGTAGAAAAGTTTTCCAAGAAGTCTTAGCTAATTTTATGAGAAAAATTAGTGAAGATGAAATAAAAGAACTAGAAAGGATATTTACCAAGCTTTCTTCTTAA
- a CDS encoding integrase, whose amino-acid sequence MRTFAETSQLLNNVSQNEYKSMSFAPSRAEKRDGKCLEITPLLIELFKIDLSREGVKESTLRGWLYYLNKAVGKKLCNAEDVRRLWVNGSQRMWKESLSRFFSWYERKFEADELIAKLRKGLPEKVKRGVDTYVPTDAEVMKLRDSLPSQYTSIYNVLVCTGLRMTEILYLLNNKDKLRVVDLGEFVRIHLDLMRKSKNALVCYLPKSVFQALKPLHVHEDTVQKAFCNSGLCEKYLRKWFNQKVRQTVKDRDLAEFLEGRISGLSVGAMHYTDLIALADKEYPRVFEQIKQFLKIAFPYGDME is encoded by the coding sequence GTGCGAACCTTCGCCGAAACGTCACAACTCCTAAATAATGTCTCTCAAAACGAGTATAAAAGTATGAGCTTTGCCCCTTCCCGCGCTGAAAAGAGGGATGGCAAATGCTTAGAAATTACTCCACTGTTAATAGAATTATTCAAAATAGACCTTTCGAGAGAAGGCGTGAAGGAAAGCACGCTGAGGGGTTGGCTATACTACCTGAACAAAGCAGTAGGTAAGAAGTTATGCAATGCTGAAGACGTTAGAAGGCTTTGGGTTAACGGCTCGCAAAGGATGTGGAAGGAATCTTTGTCCAGGTTCTTCTCGTGGTATGAGAGGAAATTTGAGGCTGATGAGCTTATCGCTAAACTGAGGAAGGGTTTACCAGAGAAAGTGAAAAGGGGTGTGGATACTTATGTACCCACAGATGCTGAGGTCATGAAGTTACGCGATTCGTTACCTTCACAGTATACATCTATATATAATGTATTAGTCTGCACGGGCTTACGAATGACTGAGATACTCTATTTACTAAATAATAAGGATAAATTAAGAGTAGTAGACTTAGGCGAATTCGTTAGGATTCACCTGGACTTAATGAGAAAATCCAAAAACGCCTTAGTATGCTATTTACCTAAGTCAGTATTCCAGGCTCTGAAGCCTTTGCACGTGCATGAGGACACAGTGCAGAAGGCATTTTGTAATTCGGGGCTATGCGAAAAGTACTTACGAAAATGGTTTAACCAGAAGGTGAGACAGACCGTGAAGGATAGGGATTTGGCTGAGTTTTTAGAAGGAAGGATTAGCGGTTTGTCAGTAGGTGCTATGCATTATACAGACTTGATTGCTTTGGCTGACAAAGAGTACCCACGCGTGTTTGAGCAAATTAAGCAGTTTCTGAAAATTGCGTTTCCATATGGGGATATGGAAT